The following DNA comes from Glaciihabitans arcticus.
GGACGGTGACGTTCTCACAGTCGGCGCTCGCCGAAGGGGTGTGCGCGCTTGCCGGTAGGGCAAGCGCTCCCACCGCAAGGGTGGCGATAAAAAGGCTGGCCAAAGTGGCCCGGGTGATCTTCACGGGTGAATCTCCTCAGCGCGCGTTCGGGCGCGGTTATTCGCACGGAGATGGGTCGTACGAGCGGGTTTTTTTATGGCCGGATAGCTAGGTAAGCGACGGCCAAGAAAGAACCTACCCCCCGGAAGGGGGGGTGTACCGAACGGTTCGGCGAATCACTCAGCTTTCGTCCAGCCAGCGCTCAGAGCCAGTCCCGCTTCTTGAACGACAGATACAGGGACAGGGATGTCACGGCGATGAGCCCGAGCGACAGCCAGGTACCCCATCCCGTGCCGTATCCGAGGAACTGCAGGTTCTGTCCGAAGAACCCCGTGATGGCGGTCGGAACGGCGATGATCGCCGCCCAGCTCGTGACCTTCTTCATGATGAGGTTCATCCGGTTGCCTTGGATGGAGATGTTCGTCTCGAGGATCGTTGTGACGAGGTCGCGCAGCGACTCGGTCCACTCCGTCGCCCGCAGCACGTGGTCGTAGATGTCCTGGAAGTACGGCTGCATCGCGGGGGACATGACTTCGAGGTCGCGGCGCAGGATGGTGTTCACCACCTCCCGCATCGGAAGCACCACGCGTCGCAGCAGCACGAGGCTCTTGCGCAGCTCGAACGACCGGCGCTGCACCTCGCCATCGCGCGGGCGCTCGTCGAAGAGGGCGTCTTCGAGGGACTCGATCTCGGCGTCGAGCTGCTGCACGGCATCGAAGTGCCCATCCACTATCGAATCGAGGAGGCCCCACAGCAGGTAGGAGACGCCGTTCTTCGCGAGCTCCCTGTCATCGTCCCACCGGCGGACCACGTCGGCGATGTCGAAGCTGCCGTCGTGCACGGTGACGAGGGCGGTAGGGGTGATGAAGGCCTTGACCTCGGTGCGGTGCAGCTCGCCGGTATCGGGATCGAGCTTTACCGAGTAGGCGGCGAGAAACAGGTGCGAGTCGTAGTGGTCGAGCTTCGGGCGCTGGTGGTCGTGCACGGCGTCTTCGACAGCGAGCTCGTGCAGGCCGAGCTCCTCCCTGATCGCGGCAAGGTCCTCTTCGGTCGGGGAGATGAAGTCCGCCCAGACCGCGCAACCCTTCTGCGCGATGTGGTCGGAGATGTCGGCGACCGGAAAGTCGTCGAGGGCGAGCACGCCGTTCTTGTACAGCCGAGTAGTCGCCATGGGGGAAATGCTAGCCGCGCGGCGACTGATAAAGTTGACACGGCTTACCGACCCGGCTGTGCTGCACGACCGAGACGAAACAACGCAACTCCATGACTGCCTCGAAAACCTCCGAAGACCACGACTACGACTTCGTTGTCGTCTCCAATCGCCTTCCCGTCGACAGGGTGACCGCGCCCGATGGGACCCCCGGCTGGACCCGCTCGCCCGGTGGCCTCGTCACCGCGCTCGAGCCGGTCATGCGCGAGAAGGACGGCGCCTGGGTCGGCTGGGCCGGACAGCCCGACGTCGCCCTCGACCCCTTCGACAACGAGGGCATCCGCATCGTGCCGGTGCCGCTTACCGTCGAGGAGATCGCCAACTACTACGAGGGCTTCAGCAACGACACGCTCTGGCCGCTGTACCACGACGTGATCGCGGCCCCCAGCTACCACCGCGAGTGGTGGGAGTCGTACGTCGCCGTCAACCAGCGCTTCGCCGATGCGACCGCCGCGATCAGCGCGCAAGGCGCAACCGTCTGGGTGCAGGACTACCAGCTGCAGCTCGTGCCGAAGATGCTGCGCGAGCAGCGCCCCGACCTGACCATCGGGTTCTTCAACCACATCCCCTTCCCGCCCTACGGCATCTACTCGCAGCTTCCGTGGCGCGCGCAGATCATCGAGGGGCTGCTCGGTGCCGATGTGATCGGTTTCCAGCGGGTGGCGGATGCGTCCAACTTCTCCCGCGCAGTGCGAAGACTCACCACCAACGTGACGCGTAATCCCGTTATCGAGGTCGTCACCGAGGGGCAGGCGACTCGTCGCGTCATCGCGAAGGCGTTCCCGATCTCGATCGATGCCTCGAGCTATGAGGAGCTGGCCCGCCAGCCGCACATCCAGGCTCGCGCGCAGGAGATCCGCGAGGGCCTCGGCAACCCGAAGACGATCATGCTCGGCGTCGACCGACTCGACTACACAAAGGGCATCGGCCACCGTCTGAAGGCCTTCGGCGAACTGCTCACCGAGGGCCGCGTTAGCGTCGAAGACGTCACCCTCGTGCAGGTCGCGAGCCCGAGCCGCGAGCGCGTGAAGGCCTACATGGACCTGCGCGACGAGATCGAGCTGACGGTCGGCCGCATCAACGGCGACTTCGCCACCATGAGCCACACCGCGATCAGCTACCACCACCACGGCTACCCGCGCGACGAGATGGTCGCGCTCTACCTCGCCGCTGACGTCATGCTCGTCACCGCCCTGCGCGACGGCATGAACCTGGTCGCCAAGGAATACTGCGCCGCCCGCTTCGACAACGACGGTGTGCTGATCATCAGCGAATTCGCCGGCGCCTCCGACGAGCTGAAGCGCGCGCTGCGCATCAACCCGCATGACATCGACGGCCTCAAGGAGAGCATCCTGCAGGCGATCCAGATGCCCAAGCAGGAGCGTGCGACGAGGATGCGCTCGCTGCGCAAACGTGTGCTCGAGTACGACGTGTCCCGCTGGTCGTCCACCTTCCTCACCACCCTCGCCCAATCGCGTGCCGCGCAAGACGACTACGCCGACAGCCCGCTCGGCGAACTCGAGTGGACCATCGAACGCCCCCGGGCGGCGCGCTGATGGTCGACGTCGACACGCCTCCGCGCTTCTCGCGACTGCCCGAGCCGCTCGTCGGTGCGCTGCGCGAACTCGCGCGCACCCCGCGCCTGCTCGTCGCCCTCGACTTCGACGGCACCCTCGCGCCCGAGGTGGATGAACCGGACCGCGCACGCGCTCTGCCCGAGGCGCGAGCCGCCGTGCTGCGCCTGCTCGGGATGCCCCGCACCCGCGTCGCCCTCGTCTCGGGTCGCTCCCTCGCAAGCCTCGAACACGTGTCGCAGTTGCCGGACCACGCGTTGTTGATCGGCTCGCACGGTATCGAGATCCGGCTCGACGATCCCGCCGATCACCTGTCCCTGAACACCGCCGAGCTCAAGCGCGTGGATCTCCTGCACGAGGTGCTCGCGGAGGTTGCCGACTCGATCGACCAGGTCTGGCTCGAGCCGAAGCCTGCGGGTTTCGCGCTGCACACGCGCCTCGCGACGGAGCACAACTCCCGCGTCGCCCACCTCGTGGCGCGCAGCGAGGCGGCCGCCGAGCTCGACGACCTCACGGTGCGCAACGGCAAGAACGTGCTCGAGTTCTCCGTGCGCTCGACGACCAAGGGCGAGGCGATCGAGCACCTGCGCGAGTACACCCGTGCCTCCGCCGTGTTCTTCGCGGGCGACGACGTGACCGACGAGGACGGCTTCGCGGCCCTCGGTGCAGACGACCTCGGCCTCAAGGCGGGCGAGGGTTCGACGCTCGCCAACTACCGGGTCAAGGGGCCGACCGAGATCGCGCGCGCCCTCAGCCTGCTCGCCGACCTCCGCGAGGGCGACGTCCACGAGCAGTAACGCTTGGCTGGTTGAGTAGGCGCTCCAGCGCCGTATCGAAACTGCGCTAGCAGGTTGAGTAGGCGCTCCAGCGCCGTATCGAAACCCCGCCCTGTGGATGACGTGAGCCGCGCCCACGCCCAACCGGGCACCCTTCTCCGATGGCGTTCATGTACATCCTTCGTTGCGCCGACGGCAGCTATTACGTGGGGAGCACCCGTAACTCCCTGGACCACCGGCTCTGGCAGCACTCCACAGGCAATGGCTGCAAGTACACAAGCACTCGATTGCCGATCGAGCTCGTCTACGCCGAAGAGTACGACCGTGTCTCCGACGCATACGCCCGCGAGAAGCAGGTGCAGGGCTGGTCGAGGCGCAAGCGCGAGGCGCTCATCGCCGGGGAGTACGACGCGTTGATCGGCCTCAGTCGCAAGGTGTTCCCCAAGGCGTGATTTCGATACGGCCGCGGGCGGCCTACTCAATCAGCTCGGTTGGCCGCGGGCGGCCCGCGAGAGCGCTCAGCGACCTCGGTTAGCGAGGCGGATCTCGCGGGGAGCCCTGCCGCCGAGGAAGGATTCCGACGGGTCGACGACGAACCCCTGGCGCAGCGCTTCTCGGCCGATCAGCATCCGGAACCCCATCGAGTCGCGGTTGGTGAGGGTGAGCTCCGCGTCG
Coding sequences within:
- a CDS encoding magnesium transporter CorA family protein, which gives rise to MATTRLYKNGVLALDDFPVADISDHIAQKGCAVWADFISPTEEDLAAIREELGLHELAVEDAVHDHQRPKLDHYDSHLFLAAYSVKLDPDTGELHRTEVKAFITPTALVTVHDGSFDIADVVRRWDDDRELAKNGVSYLLWGLLDSIVDGHFDAVQQLDAEIESLEDALFDERPRDGEVQRRSFELRKSLVLLRRVVLPMREVVNTILRRDLEVMSPAMQPYFQDIYDHVLRATEWTESLRDLVTTILETNISIQGNRMNLIMKKVTSWAAIIAVPTAITGFFGQNLQFLGYGTGWGTWLSLGLIAVTSLSLYLSFKKRDWL
- a CDS encoding alpha,alpha-trehalose-phosphate synthase (UDP-forming); protein product: MTASKTSEDHDYDFVVVSNRLPVDRVTAPDGTPGWTRSPGGLVTALEPVMREKDGAWVGWAGQPDVALDPFDNEGIRIVPVPLTVEEIANYYEGFSNDTLWPLYHDVIAAPSYHREWWESYVAVNQRFADATAAISAQGATVWVQDYQLQLVPKMLREQRPDLTIGFFNHIPFPPYGIYSQLPWRAQIIEGLLGADVIGFQRVADASNFSRAVRRLTTNVTRNPVIEVVTEGQATRRVIAKAFPISIDASSYEELARQPHIQARAQEIREGLGNPKTIMLGVDRLDYTKGIGHRLKAFGELLTEGRVSVEDVTLVQVASPSRERVKAYMDLRDEIELTVGRINGDFATMSHTAISYHHHGYPRDEMVALYLAADVMLVTALRDGMNLVAKEYCAARFDNDGVLIISEFAGASDELKRALRINPHDIDGLKESILQAIQMPKQERATRMRSLRKRVLEYDVSRWSSTFLTTLAQSRAAQDDYADSPLGELEWTIERPRAAR
- the otsB gene encoding trehalose-phosphatase gives rise to the protein MVDVDTPPRFSRLPEPLVGALRELARTPRLLVALDFDGTLAPEVDEPDRARALPEARAAVLRLLGMPRTRVALVSGRSLASLEHVSQLPDHALLIGSHGIEIRLDDPADHLSLNTAELKRVDLLHEVLAEVADSIDQVWLEPKPAGFALHTRLATEHNSRVAHLVARSEAAAELDDLTVRNGKNVLEFSVRSTTKGEAIEHLREYTRASAVFFAGDDVTDEDGFAALGADDLGLKAGEGSTLANYRVKGPTEIARALSLLADLREGDVHEQ
- a CDS encoding GIY-YIG nuclease family protein, whose translation is MYILRCADGSYYVGSTRNSLDHRLWQHSTGNGCKYTSTRLPIELVYAEEYDRVSDAYAREKQVQGWSRRKREALIAGEYDALIGLSRKVFPKA